Proteins from a single region of Trichoderma asperellum chromosome 3, complete sequence:
- a CDS encoding uncharacterized protein (EggNog:ENOG41), with protein sequence METDNKESIIDYQYKALKDGKSIRLLYLHTSSSYHQLPIEVSLCEFPIDACPSFGALSYAWSIDDDPAPSDRELLCDGASIKITKNCEAALKRLRRPKQDQILWVDAVCINQADLEERSLQVRLMRQIYTQASWVALWVGDASTAVDEESGLPLSDLGMDFIHDFAVEIAERTNSGHALNEGPLYQEFIKDRRAFQYSESEVFAPRVRGVWDVFHRNWWKRLWVIQEVALATDPTLLCGLKAETFHNLKIVIKALIRSEQPVDVMEFNSLFIAHTFHQFHVRHMIETGTMGKISPPGIKALDILNATRNTQASDPRDKIYGILGFFGPPATDAENIFPDPDYTKPAAELYADVSRAIILNTKNLDVLSSCYGFFKSTVPDLPSWVASWNDTPVQYFDGKIFNAAGSSTVVYEDCGDKLLMRIKGRHVDSVKLAGQIPDSIGYSNEACIELWRYWWKFASTLDSYPTGETVTDVFKDTLCWGSHLDYSRQQLGENKESFNTWLEILTGTDDTDIAAKRIFNDGEPFKYAHRATSVTWGRNMSITDKGYLAMVPIITKADDKIVIFQGSKLPFIVRTEDGTSKLGGPCYVRGMMDGEFATEEDAGAMDELEWFTLK encoded by the coding sequence ATGGAGACCGATAACAAAGAGTCAATTATCGATTACCAGTATAAGGCACTAAAAGATGGCAAATCGATCCGACTTCTGTACTTGCATACATCTAGTTCATATCACCAGCTGCCTATCGAAGTCTCCCTTTGCGAATTCCCTATCGATGCCTGTCCAAGCTTTGGCGCACTGTCTTATGCATGGTCAATCGACGATGACCCTGCTCCATCAGATCGAGAGTTGCTCTGCGACGGGGCGTCCATTAAGATAACCAAAAACTGTGAGGCCGCACTGAAGAGATTACGGCGGCCAAAGCAAGACCAAATACTTTGGGTTGATGCGGTTTGTATCAACCAAGCCGATCTTGAAGAACGGAGTCTCCAAGTTCGCTTGATGCGTCAGATCTATACCCAGGCGTCTTGGGTCGCTCTGTGGGTTGGCGACGCGTCTACAGCCGTTGACGAGGAGTCTGGCTTGCCGCTTTCGGATCTGGGGATGGACTTTATCCACGACTTTGCAGTCGAGATTGCGGAAAGAACGAATTCAGGGCACGCTCTAAATGAAGGACCTCTTTATCAAGAGTTTATAAAAGACCGAAGGGCATTCCAATATTCTGAAAGCGAAGTCTTCGCTCCCCGAGTGCGCGGCGTCTGGGATGTCTTTCACCGGAATTGGTGGAAAAGATTATGGGTTATTCAAGAAGTTGCTTTGGCCACAGATCCAACGTTATTATGTGGCTTAAAAGCAGAGACTTTCCACAATCTCAAAATTGTTATCAAGGCCCTGATCAGATCTGAGCAGCCGGTCGACGTGATGGAGTTTAACAGCCTCTTCATCGCACACACGTTTCATCAGTTTCATGTAAGACACATGATTGAAACTGGTACAATGGGCAAGATATCACCACCTGGGATAAAAGCGCTCGATATTCTAAATGCCACCCGCAATACGCAGGCTTCGGATCCCCGCGACAAGATATACGGTATCCTTGGCTTTTTTGGCCCTCCAGCAACGGATGCTGAGAATATTTTCCCAGATCCAGATTACACAAAGCCGGCTGCAGAGCTTTATGCTGATGTCTCGCGAGCCATAATACTCAACACAAAGAATTTGGATGTCTTGAGCTCATGTTATGGCTTCTTTAAGTCAACGGTTCCTGATCTGCCATCGTGGGTGGCATCTTGGAACGACACTCCTGTGCAGTATTTTGATGGGAAAATCTTCAACGCAGCAGGCTCCTCCACTGTTGTCTACGAAGATTGCGGCGACAAGCTTCTCATGCGAATAAAGGGCAGGCACGTTGACTCCGTGAAACTCGCAGGTCAGATACCGGACTCCATAGGATATAGCAACGAGGCATGCATCGAGCTATGGCGCTACTGGTGGAAATTTGCCTCTACATTAGATTCCTATCCAACTGGAGAGACTGTTACCGACGTATTTAAAGATACGCTTTGCTGGGGAAGCCATTTAGATTATAGCCGACAGCAACTTggagaaaacaaagagagcTTTAACACTTGGCTAGAAATCCTGACTGGAACAGATGACACGGATATAGCCGCTAAGCGTATTTTCAACGACGGAGAGCCGTTCAAGTATGCTCATAGGGCTACTTCAGTTACTTGGGGGCGTAACATGAGCATAACTGATAAAGGGTATCTGGCTATGGTGCCCATAATAACAAAAGCTGACGACAAGATTGTGATTTTTCAGGGATCCAAGCTGCCGTTTATTGTACGAACCGAAGACGGCACGTCCAAGCTTGGGGGACCTTGCTACGTGCGTGGTATGATGGACGGGGAGTTTGCTACTGAGGAAGACGCAGGTGCCATGGATGAATTAGAATGGTTTACGTTGAAGTAG
- a CDS encoding uncharacterized protein (EggNog:ENOG41~TransMembrane:8 (i45-64o70-91i103-132o198-220i286-308o328-348i360-380o437-458i)): MDHRHISGSRLRKSALWLYHESGVRSVHLTGRDAWFIILARTCRMFAFGGASLIMALFFATLGFSDRQLGLFMTMTLAGDTVLSFALTFIADSIGRRRVFVGAGLLMAVSGLVFIYFENFWILLLAAVVGVISATGSDFGPFRAIEESVLSHLTNPETRPDVLSWYIVTSNLGSAAGIEVAGRVVEALKNRDGWSERLVYHAIFAVYVVMGVVNMGFAFFMTDNCEIAKPAPSMDDGTQAAQGLLSESDEEIEGEMAPASTAPPVPQKKSLFSGISATTRSVMYKLWFLLTVDSLADGMASYTLTNYYLDRKFHLPKSQLGDYMSANYILGGISSVFAGPLARHLGLVNTMVFTHLPSSVAVLLFPAPQGIVLTVILLLIRGGLNNMDQAPRAALIAAVVKPVERTAVMGITNALRTLASTIGPSITGALADTDRFWVAYVAAGALRVAYDIGLWVLFVNMKLHSHEEGGSGSSRSSRVNDEEDTVEMDPVKREEEEHAR, translated from the coding sequence ATGGATCACCGCCATATCAGCGGTTCCCGCTTACGCAAATCTGCTCTCTGGCTATACCATGAGTCTGGAGTACGGTCCGTCCATCTCACCGGCCGTGATGCATGGTTCATCATCTTGGCGCGGACATGCCGCATGTTTGCCTTTGGAGGAGCTTCCCTCATCATggccctcttctttgctACCCTGGGCTTTAGCGACCGTCAGCTCGGGCTCTTTATGACAATGACGCTGGCCGGGGACACTGTGCTCTCCTTTGCGCTCACTTTCATAGCGGACAGCATCGGTAGACGCCGCGTCTTCGTCGGCGCTGGCCTGCTAATGGCAGTCTCCGGGCTGGTATTTATCTATTTTGAGAATTTCTGGATCCTATTGCTTGCAGCCGTCGTCGGAGTAATATCTGCCACTGGCAGCGATTTTGGGCCATTCCGAGCTATCGAAGAGTCGGTATTATCTCATCTCACCAACCCAGAGACACGCCCGGATGTGCTTTCGTGGTATATCGTGACGTCGAATCTTGGATCCGCTGCGGGTATAGAAGTAGCTGGTCGGGTTGTTGAAGCTTTGAAGAATCGTGACGGCTGGAGCGAGAGACTTGTATACCATGCCATCTTTGCGGTCTATGTCGTCATGGGAGTCGTTAACATGGGATTTGCATTCTTCATGACTGACAACTGCGAAATCGCCAAGCCGGCACCGTCGATGGATGACGGAACTCAAGCTGCACAAGGGCTTCTCAGCGAATCTGATGAAGAGATAGAGGGCGAGATGGCACCAGCCAGCACCGCGCCTCCAGTGCCACAGAAGAAAAGCCTATTTTCAGGCATATCCGCGACAACCCGGTCCGTCATGTATAAACTCTGGTTTCTTCTCACCGTCGATTCTTTGGCCGATGGCATGGCTTCTTACACGCTGACCAACTACTATCTCGACCGCAAGTTTCATTTGCCCAAGTCACAACTTGGCGACTACATGTCCGCAAATTACATTCTTGGTGGCATATCTAGCGTCTTTGCTGGCCCCCTAGCACGACACTTGGGACTCGTCAACACGATGGTCTTCACCCATTTGCCATCTTCAGTGGCCGTGCTACTCTTTCCAGCACCACAAGGGATCGTCCTCACGGTGATATTGTTGCTCATCCGGGGTGGCCTAAACAACATGGATCAGGCTCCGCGAGCAGCCCTCATCGCTGCAGTCGTGAAGCCCGTGGAGAGGACGGCGGTCATGGGAATTACAAACGCATTACGGACATTGGCCTCGACAATTGGCCCGAGCATAACAGGAGCTCTTGCAGACACAGACAGGTTCTGGGTGGCGTAtgtggctgctggtgcgCTCCGTGTGGCGTATGATATAGGGCTCTGGGTTTTGTTTGTGAATATGAAGCTTCACTCGCACGAAGAGGGCGGCTCAGGCTCAAGCAGGTCAAGTAGAGtaaatgatgaagaggatacGGTAGAGATGGATCCAGtcaaaagggaagaagaggaacaCGCTAGGTGA
- a CDS encoding uncharacterized protein (MEROPS:MER0047718~EggNog:ENOG41~SECRETED:SignalP(1-27)), translated as MKVKAAFSLLAISGRATSLSTVQPTQSANTTVIPNAYIIEFQPDFHPSLHPLQRFAQTPIGIKAGYQIRHEYNSSDLFLGVSVSFETNVDLDSVRKANGVKNAWHVALVPRPQPYFTNGSPKVQSASVSGNTTLPNLRGVSGVNQPLVSTNVQKLHDQGIRGKGVQIAIIDSGVDYRHPALGGGFGPGHKIALGWDFVGDNYTGFNTPMPDPDPLATCASGGHGTHTAGILAMEDPDNEGFGLVGAAPDATIAAYRVFGCDVGDATNDILIGAMLRAAQDGADVISMSIGIIGDIWEAINPFDAVVTQLAQKGVATVAAVGNFGPAIYTASIPGISQDGLSVGSMENEVYPTHYTAYDEKQRSLDYISVLPYPAKGQQDIFLLGTGLGIPINDTVASGCYQPAWDAAANASVDWNTTLLLVSYTNNCGNSWFSAQDLGASTIMAYLTSEDQLIVLDEPGTTPEILWLTYNSSKAIVQNIKDLSPNETYSLKFDGSTAAQSQQLIADPQGRFMDSFTSLGPTIELTLHPKVASPGGTILSTWPLDVGAYAVISGTSMATPLAAASYALLKSQFPHLTVAQLFDRLKTTASPLPEYNSTIPFTSTIRQGAGLLDVYAAVKADSTITPSEFSLRDSANPPPQNITIKNDSDLPNHYIISHDPAALLRAHENYLAGEPNFDSNSAYTPHSVPASAQFSTTKLTLQPGESATISVRITPQPDNYPYSTPVYSGFVKIASASYVYSIPYMGLPYSRDAVGPIAQNVTTTIPYATPQVLSIPGNQQSVFAAQATTPNIDTYYWKANASESIVPFLRIDVLLPSKHILYELVPANTSFIPTIYGFDPSVKIDYQDTHQPILPGFLGVPTYGTIRDLNLTNNASPSTGFFYMFDSPTLSNNGVAYNITSGDYRPLARALKWNGNETNPDDYESYLGPVIRANIPADVFPSR; from the exons ATGAAGGTCAAGGCCGCCTTTAGCCTGCTGGCCATATCTGGTAGAGCGACGTCGCTCTCGACTGTACAACCAACACAAAGTGCCAATACCACTGTGATTCCCAATGCATACATTATTGAGTTTCAACCAGACTTCCACCCCTCTTTGCACCCTCTACAACGCTTTGCCCAAACTCCTATCGGCATTAAAGCAGGCTACCAAATCCGCCATGAGTACAACTCCTCTGATCTATTCCTGGGAGTCTCAGTCTCCTTTGAAACAAACGTCGACCTTGATTCTGTCAGAAAAGCCAATGGGGTGAAGAATGCCTGGCATGTGGCCCTTGTTCCTCGACCCCAGCCGTACTTTACAAACGGTAGCCCCAAAGTCCAATCGGCCAGTGTTAGTGGCAATACGACCTTGCCCAATCTACGAGGTGTTAGCGGCGTGAACCAGCCCCTAGTTTCTACCAATGTCCAGAAGCTTCACGATCAGGGCATTAGAGGCAAAGGAGTCCAGATCGCCATTATTGATTCCGGTGTCGATTATCGACACCCCGCACTTGGCGGAGGCTTCGGCCCTGGCCACAAAATCGCTCTAGGTTGGGATTTTGTGGGCGATAATTACACCGGCTTCAATACTCCTATGCCTGATCCCGATCCACTGGCAACATGTGCTAGTGGTGGACATGGAACTCACACGGCCG GTATTTTGGCCATGGAAGATCCTGACAATGAAGGCTTCGGTCTTGTTGGAGCGGCTCCTGATGCGACAATAGCAGCTTATAGAGTATTTGGATGTGACGTTGGCGACGCGACCAATGATATTCTTATAGGTGCAATGCTTCGCGCCGCTCAAGACGGTGCGGACGTAATATCCATGTCTATTGGAATAATCGGCGACATATGGGAAGCTATCAACCCTTTTGACGCAGTGGTAACTCAACTCGCACAGAAGGGGGTAGCAACTGTGGCGGCTGTTGGCAACTTTGGCCCTGCAATATACACTGCATCGATTCCAGGTATCTCCCAAGATGGGCTAAGTGTGGGCTCCATGGAGAATGAGGTATACCCAACTCATTACACAGCCTATGATGAAAAGCAAAGGTCGCTAGATTATATATCGGTACTCCCTTATCCGGCAAAGGGCCAACAAGACATCTTCTTGCTTGGAACTGGGCTTGGAATACCAATCAATGATACTGTCGCAAGTGGTTGCTACCAGCCAGCTTGGGATGCAGCTGCTAATGCATCTGTTGATTGGAATACAACTCTATTGTTGGTGTCTTACACAAACAATTGTGGCAATAGTTGGTTTTCGGCTCAGGATTTGGGCGCCTCGACTATTATGGCTTATCTCACAAGCGAAGATCAGCTCATTGTGCTAGATGAGCCAGGAACCACCCCAGAAATCTTATGGTTGACCTACAATAGCTCAAAGGCAATTGTgcaaaatattaaagatttgtCACCTAACGAGACGTATAGCCTGAAATTTGATGGTTCAACAGCTGCGCAATCTCAGCAGCTCATTGCCGACCCACAAGGAAGGTTCATGGATTCATTTACGAGCCTTGGTCCTACTATTGAGTTGACATTACATCCTAAGGTTGCTTCGCCCGGAGGCACAATTCTATCAACATGGCCGCTGGATGTGGGTGCTTATGCAGTTATATCTGGAACGTCGATGGCAACGCCGCTCGCAGCTGCGAGTTATGCGCTTCTCAAGAGTCAATTCCCTCATCTCACTGTTGCGCAACTCTTTGATCGTCTCAAGACTACTGCTTCTCCACTCCCAGAATACAATTCCACGATACCATTCACATCCACGATTCGCCAAGGTGCTGGATTGCTGGATGTTTATGCCGCTGTCAAGGCGGATTCCACTATAACTCCTTCGGAGTTTAGCTTGAGGGACTCTGCGAATCCACCACCGCAAAACATAACCATAAAGAATGACTCAGATCTACCAAATCACTACATAATTAGCCATGATCCCGCCGCGTTGCTTCGAGCCCATGAAAATTATCTGGCCGGCGAACCAAATTTCGACTCGAATAGCGCTTATACTCCGCATTCTGTCCCTGCGTCTGCTCAATTCTCGACGACCAAGCTGACTCTCCAGCCCGGCGAATCGGCCACCATTTCAGTGCGCATTACACCTCAACCGGACAACTATCCGTACTCGACGCCGGTCTATAGCGGGTTTGTAAAGATTGCCAGCGCTAGCTATGTATACTCGATTCCCTACATGGGCTTGCCGTACAGCAGGGACGCTGTTGGTCCGATAGCACAGAATGTCACAACAACAATACCTTATGCTACTCCACAGGTCTTGTCTATTCCAGGCAATCAGCAATCTGTTTTCGCAGCTCAGGCAACTACACCGAATATCGATACATATTATTGGAAAGCAAATGCTTCGGAGTCTATTGTACCGTTCTTGAGGATAGATGTCCTCTTGCCGTCGAAACACATCCTCTACGAACTCGTTCCCGCTAATACATCCTTTATCCCGACCATCTATGGGTTTGATCCTTCCGTCAAGATTGACTACCAAGACACACATCAGCCCATCTTGCCTGGCTTCCTTGGCGTGCCAACTTATGGCACAATACGCGATTTGAATCTGACTAATAATGCATCCCCATCCACTGGCTTCTTTTATATGTTTGATTCGCCGACATTATCGAACAACGGCGTAGCCTACAACATCACGTCTGGAGATTATCGACCCCTTGCTCGCGCGTTGAAGTGGAATGGCAATGAGACTAATCCTGATGACTATGAGTCATATCTTGGACCAGTAATAAGGGCAAATATTCCAGCAGATGTATTCCCTAGCCGCTAA